Proteins encoded together in one Corallococcus soli window:
- the mtsD gene encoding cell-cell cohesion protein MtsD: MRRQLVVPLLATGLLALVGGLSCSDSLLEPRAQEQSQLDDKLTLTGRVCTRPANPTGFPVKVVLVVDESGSMCVSDPPGSQEGSGFCERAEVQAIIPPGVTEPARVRALKNLVAGFKRINDRREGNISIAIAPFETNVKNTWPPAATGDRFAPPGNINGYIEGLQSQLGKGTDYQGALSYAYSIIASDIAAVSQATPELLPRTRYVVVFLTDGTPYPRCSGNDDLSVYAGPDSPDLTWRDSISSFCNATSTTDAITGFEVGTDRNQNYQLFSYVRRLMELKTQYNVGDVRMHTVLLFNEEAVRACGPICQDIYGTYPGVPEAQYPAAAKKIASYLLKRFAEMGNGVYQEFSDTAEISELGLGALDYSSFASPNVMKTLMVEPLSSAPGDDGRELDSDGDGVPDSLDNSFQLKTNPFTLDSDGDCLGDGFEYRRQDQGFRPGNDLDARGCDPQSPLTPGCVCRDTDGDGLSQFAEDYLKTRQGIVDSDGDGAPDGLEAKYGLNPLQSSVSGLDTDGDGVPDDVELKAGSDPTRRDRPFHDKYGIQYEVTKVAGGDDLDGVCYDFTVSNLQMVTPPDRSGVKQGYNLFKVWFAEAPESGVATDYGVWRTGCAWAQYAPPSVRVPLGPDLAMEDRNFIRPDLLVDPWRAQGSCVGVSPSQGGASP, from the coding sequence ATGCGCCGTCAGCTCGTGGTTCCGCTTCTTGCGACCGGCCTCCTGGCCCTGGTGGGTGGGCTGTCCTGCTCCGACTCGCTCCTGGAGCCGCGCGCCCAGGAGCAGTCGCAGTTGGATGACAAGCTGACGCTCACCGGCCGGGTGTGTACGCGCCCGGCCAACCCCACCGGCTTCCCGGTGAAGGTGGTGCTCGTCGTCGACGAGTCCGGCAGCATGTGCGTGTCGGATCCTCCGGGCTCGCAGGAGGGCAGCGGCTTCTGCGAGCGCGCGGAGGTGCAGGCCATCATCCCGCCCGGCGTCACGGAGCCGGCGCGGGTGCGCGCGCTGAAGAACCTGGTGGCGGGGTTCAAGCGCATCAACGACCGCAGGGAAGGCAACATCAGCATCGCCATCGCCCCGTTCGAGACGAACGTGAAGAACACCTGGCCGCCCGCGGCCACGGGTGACCGCTTCGCGCCTCCGGGGAACATCAACGGCTACATCGAAGGGCTCCAGTCCCAGCTGGGCAAGGGCACCGACTACCAGGGCGCGCTCAGCTACGCGTACAGCATCATCGCCAGCGACATCGCCGCGGTGTCCCAGGCGACGCCGGAGCTGCTGCCGCGCACGCGCTACGTCGTCGTGTTCCTCACCGACGGCACGCCGTACCCGCGCTGCTCCGGCAACGACGACCTGTCCGTGTACGCCGGGCCGGACAGCCCGGACCTCACCTGGCGCGACTCCATCTCCAGCTTCTGCAACGCCACCAGCACCACCGACGCCATCACCGGCTTCGAGGTGGGCACCGACCGCAACCAGAACTACCAGCTCTTCAGCTACGTGCGCCGGCTGATGGAGCTGAAGACGCAGTACAACGTGGGCGACGTGCGCATGCACACGGTGCTGCTCTTCAACGAGGAAGCGGTGCGCGCCTGCGGCCCCATCTGCCAGGACATCTACGGCACCTACCCGGGCGTCCCGGAGGCGCAGTACCCGGCGGCGGCGAAGAAGATCGCCTCCTACCTGCTCAAGCGCTTCGCGGAGATGGGCAACGGCGTGTATCAGGAGTTCAGCGACACGGCGGAGATCTCCGAGCTGGGCCTGGGCGCGCTGGACTATTCCTCCTTCGCGTCGCCCAACGTGATGAAGACGCTGATGGTGGAGCCGCTCAGCTCCGCGCCCGGCGACGACGGCCGCGAGCTGGACAGCGACGGCGACGGCGTGCCGGACTCCCTGGACAACAGCTTCCAGCTCAAGACGAACCCCTTCACGCTGGACAGCGACGGCGACTGCCTGGGCGACGGCTTCGAGTACCGCCGCCAGGACCAGGGCTTCCGTCCGGGCAACGACCTGGACGCGCGCGGCTGCGACCCGCAGTCCCCGCTGACGCCCGGCTGCGTGTGCCGCGACACGGACGGTGACGGGCTGTCGCAGTTCGCGGAGGACTACCTCAAGACGCGCCAGGGCATCGTGGACAGCGACGGCGACGGCGCGCCGGACGGCCTGGAGGCCAAGTACGGCCTCAACCCGCTGCAGTCCAGCGTGTCGGGCCTGGACACGGACGGCGACGGCGTCCCGGACGACGTGGAGCTGAAGGCGGGCAGCGACCCCACCCGGCGCGACCGGCCCTTCCACGACAAGTACGGCATCCAGTACGAGGTGACGAAGGTGGCCGGCGGCGACGACCTGGATGGCGTCTGCTACGACTTCACCGTGTCCAACCTCCAGATGGTGACGCCGCCGGACCGCTCGGGCGTGAAGCAGGGCTACAACCTGTTCAAGGTGTGGTTCGCGGAGGCGCCGGAGAGCGGCGTCGCGACCGACTACGGCGTCTGGCGCACCGGGTGCGCCTGGGCGCAGTACGCGCCGCCCAGCGTGCGCGTGCCGCTGGGGCCGGACCTGGCGATGGAGGACCGGAACTTCATCCGTCCGGACCTGCTGGTGGATCCCTGGAGGGCCCAGGGCAGTTGCGTCGGCGTGTCGCCGTCGCAGGGGGGCGCGTCGCCGTGA
- a CDS encoding calcium-binding protein encodes MRSSPRVAWLLVPALLLSCSDAGLYALDRRSGGSRDRASFEGELCVPEATGDAFPVKVIFALQGGTGVETELVEHAVDGLTTLTSRFTGPQMRFGLVAFHSVATGLQGSFTDAATFQAVLPRYASYQQQGPISIRSALRLAKSLMSGDMQASCRGEVARSRYVVVPVIRSADVSCDNPAYNIGIDSRCTALAQASSCRDNPQAQLDCNAACSQCELTAVVGELKALAEQFGAGEVSIQPIYVRGVEPDSTTRLQVAAIANAGGSEPVETDFAGLPNALARLDYGSLDNALKLKRFLAFNRNVQVRNGQMLADSDGDGVGDDDERALGLDPTVSDTDQDGLMDGVELRMGLDPLAVDVINGCSVVQDTDGDRLNDCEERVLGTDPCVGDSDGDGLPDLVEALSQTNPLVPEDLLDSDRDGLSNVAEVEAHGDPLSADRDFHRERGYGYSIVPLPPAGTSNRACYQTRVENVSLVPTLERPHPFFPGEFIPAGTNEVYLYLQVGRDNDPRGAGVGSLFIQEIQYDADTGRTPAGIVPLTSDDFIVGT; translated from the coding sequence ATGCGTTCCTCCCCCCGGGTCGCCTGGCTCCTCGTTCCAGCGTTGTTGCTGTCGTGCTCCGACGCGGGGCTGTACGCACTCGACCGTCGCTCGGGAGGCTCGCGCGACCGCGCCAGCTTCGAGGGGGAACTCTGCGTCCCGGAGGCCACCGGGGACGCGTTCCCCGTGAAGGTCATCTTCGCGCTCCAGGGCGGCACCGGCGTGGAGACGGAGCTGGTGGAGCACGCGGTGGACGGGCTCACGACGCTCACCTCGCGCTTCACCGGCCCGCAGATGCGCTTCGGGCTCGTGGCCTTCCACTCGGTGGCCACCGGCCTGCAAGGCAGCTTCACCGACGCGGCCACCTTCCAGGCCGTGCTGCCGCGCTACGCCAGCTACCAGCAGCAGGGGCCCATCAGCATCCGCTCCGCGCTGCGGCTGGCCAAGAGCCTGATGTCCGGCGACATGCAGGCCTCCTGTCGGGGCGAGGTCGCGCGCTCGCGCTACGTCGTGGTGCCCGTCATCCGCAGCGCGGACGTCAGCTGCGACAACCCGGCGTACAACATCGGCATCGACAGCCGCTGCACCGCGCTGGCGCAGGCCTCCTCCTGCCGCGACAACCCCCAGGCCCAGCTGGATTGCAACGCGGCGTGCAGCCAGTGTGAGCTGACCGCGGTGGTGGGGGAGCTCAAGGCGCTCGCGGAGCAGTTCGGCGCGGGCGAGGTCAGCATCCAGCCCATCTACGTGCGCGGCGTCGAACCGGACTCCACCACCCGCCTCCAGGTGGCCGCCATCGCCAACGCGGGCGGCAGCGAGCCGGTGGAGACGGACTTCGCCGGTCTGCCCAACGCGCTCGCGCGGCTGGACTACGGCTCGCTCGACAACGCGCTCAAGCTCAAGCGCTTCCTCGCCTTCAACCGCAACGTCCAGGTGCGCAACGGCCAGATGCTGGCGGACAGCGACGGCGACGGGGTGGGGGACGACGACGAGCGCGCGCTCGGCCTGGACCCCACCGTCTCCGACACCGACCAGGATGGCCTCATGGACGGCGTCGAGCTGCGCATGGGCCTGGACCCGCTCGCCGTGGACGTCATCAACGGGTGCAGCGTGGTGCAGGACACCGACGGCGACCGGCTCAACGACTGCGAGGAGCGCGTGCTCGGCACCGACCCCTGCGTGGGCGACAGCGACGGTGACGGGCTGCCGGACCTGGTGGAGGCCCTGTCCCAGACGAACCCGCTCGTCCCGGAGGACCTGCTCGACAGCGACCGCGACGGCCTGTCCAACGTCGCGGAGGTCGAAGCCCACGGCGACCCGCTGAGCGCAGACCGCGACTTCCACCGGGAGCGCGGCTACGGCTACTCCATCGTCCCGCTGCCCCCCGCCGGCACCAGCAACCGCGCCTGCTACCAGACCCGCGTGGAGAACGTCTCCCTGGTCCCCACCCTGGAGCGCCCCCACCCGTTCTTCCCCGGCGAGTTCATCCCCGCCGGCACCAACGAGGTCTACCTCTACCTCCAGGTGGGCCGGGACAATGATCCGCGCGGCGCGGGCGTGGGGTCTCTCTTCATCCAGGAGATCCAGTACGACGCCGACACCGGACGCACCCCCGCCGGCATCGTTCCCCTCACCTCCGACGACTTCATCGTCGGGACCTGA
- a CDS encoding MtsA protein: protein MGGIRWWAVTAGVLGVLGLAVVGLRQREAVPPPPPVAAPVPAEPRPILRAVGPKLTSNQTSQPLSLYGEALVPGLRLVLGAPFSREVPLTVVDAGHAYARLPADLALPMGTFQADVQLSLAASTGPRPTGTARLTVVNDAAFPDLTALALAPDGRTLFVASPPTDTVFALDVASGQVEAMAVGDGPSALATWKDRGGRPWLGVAHQSDAGLWLYALEGPERKPRVVPTPPGVWGLEVDGARGMAYVAEHVRDTVRAVALEDGRERWSAPVDPNPRALARWKGFLAVGSLQTGQVVLLRQEDGRELAPLVPKPGVPIVGGTTEAYSAQVMGGKAPRALVASERLGRVFMASLGPNVGPNAQRMEVSANSGVAVLDLDRQQVVRHRGFGAGVTEGLALDDRSGLLYAADVGLGQVRVLDAKKLVEGDAAARDAVVQTLPIPAPDDTPRIRPKEDLGTKGRAGDELHSGPRSLVLAPDGRTLYVLNRFTGTVAVVDVREARAGRARVVRQWPVVDVRSREQRRLGQVLYFSDVGRTGMSCDACHIEGHTGGVFFEKTRPMRIYRSTTALGSRDTPPYFTPASTRSLAETADTVGGRNRYHNPDPLPSEVEALALFTALLPTPPNPYRDAGGAPLETVTLPDGRSGHPAKGRALFDGKARCQACHPAPLFTLDQDPSTRGQYQDVGTPIALPLRLEQQHLVPGAAPPSLVGTWDVWPLLTSATAGYAVREDRLVVDSRFPLRTLLETPGLKHGEAQVLTPEERDDLLAYLLTL, encoded by the coding sequence ATGGGAGGCATTCGTTGGTGGGCAGTGACCGCGGGCGTGCTCGGGGTCCTGGGGCTCGCGGTCGTGGGGCTGCGGCAGCGCGAGGCCGTGCCGCCGCCACCGCCCGTCGCGGCGCCCGTGCCCGCCGAGCCGCGTCCCATCCTGCGGGCCGTGGGCCCGAAGCTGACCAGCAACCAGACCTCGCAGCCGCTCTCCCTCTATGGCGAAGCGCTGGTGCCGGGCTTGAGGCTGGTGCTCGGCGCGCCCTTTTCGCGGGAGGTGCCGCTCACGGTGGTGGACGCGGGCCATGCGTACGCGAGGCTGCCAGCGGACCTCGCCCTGCCCATGGGCACGTTCCAGGCGGACGTGCAGCTGTCGCTGGCCGCGAGCACGGGGCCCCGGCCCACGGGCACCGCGCGGCTCACGGTCGTCAACGACGCGGCCTTCCCGGACCTGACGGCGCTCGCGCTCGCGCCGGATGGACGCACGCTCTTCGTCGCCTCGCCGCCCACGGACACGGTGTTCGCGCTGGACGTGGCGTCGGGCCAGGTGGAGGCGATGGCGGTGGGGGATGGCCCGTCCGCGCTGGCGACGTGGAAGGACCGGGGAGGCCGTCCGTGGCTGGGCGTGGCGCACCAGTCGGACGCCGGGCTCTGGCTGTACGCGCTGGAGGGGCCGGAGCGGAAGCCCCGCGTCGTGCCCACGCCTCCGGGCGTGTGGGGGCTGGAGGTGGATGGCGCGCGCGGCATGGCCTACGTGGCGGAGCACGTGCGCGACACGGTGCGTGCCGTCGCGCTGGAGGACGGGCGCGAGCGCTGGAGCGCGCCGGTGGATCCGAACCCGCGCGCGCTGGCGCGGTGGAAGGGCTTCCTGGCGGTGGGCAGCCTCCAGACGGGGCAGGTGGTGCTGCTGCGGCAGGAGGACGGCCGGGAACTGGCGCCGCTGGTGCCGAAGCCGGGCGTGCCCATCGTCGGAGGGACCACGGAGGCGTACTCCGCGCAGGTGATGGGCGGCAAGGCGCCCCGCGCGCTGGTGGCGAGCGAGCGGCTGGGCCGCGTCTTCATGGCGAGCCTGGGCCCGAACGTGGGCCCCAACGCCCAGCGCATGGAGGTGAGCGCGAACAGCGGCGTCGCGGTGCTGGACCTGGACCGTCAGCAGGTGGTGCGGCACCGGGGCTTCGGCGCGGGCGTGACGGAGGGGCTCGCGCTGGATGACCGCTCCGGGCTGCTCTACGCGGCGGACGTGGGCCTGGGGCAGGTGCGGGTGCTGGACGCGAAGAAGCTGGTGGAGGGGGACGCGGCCGCGCGCGACGCGGTGGTCCAGACGCTGCCCATCCCCGCGCCCGACGACACGCCGCGGATCCGTCCGAAGGAGGACCTGGGGACGAAGGGGCGGGCGGGGGACGAACTGCATTCAGGGCCGCGCTCGCTGGTGCTGGCGCCGGACGGACGCACGCTCTACGTGCTCAACCGCTTCACGGGCACGGTGGCGGTGGTGGACGTGCGCGAGGCCCGCGCGGGCCGGGCCCGGGTGGTGCGGCAGTGGCCGGTGGTGGACGTGCGCTCGCGCGAGCAGCGCCGGCTGGGGCAGGTGCTCTACTTCTCGGACGTGGGGCGCACGGGGATGAGCTGTGACGCGTGCCACATCGAGGGACACACCGGCGGGGTGTTCTTCGAGAAGACGCGGCCCATGCGCATCTACCGCTCGACGACGGCGCTGGGCAGCCGGGACACGCCGCCCTACTTCACCCCGGCGAGCACGCGCAGCCTCGCGGAGACGGCGGACACGGTGGGGGGGCGCAACCGCTACCACAACCCGGATCCGCTGCCCTCGGAGGTGGAGGCGCTGGCGCTCTTCACGGCGCTGCTGCCCACGCCGCCGAATCCCTACCGCGACGCGGGCGGAGCGCCGCTGGAGACGGTGACGCTGCCGGATGGCAGGTCGGGGCATCCGGCGAAGGGGAGGGCGCTGTTCGACGGGAAGGCGCGCTGTCAGGCCTGCCACCCCGCGCCACTGTTCACCCTGGATCAGGACCCCTCGACGCGGGGCCAGTACCAGGACGTCGGCACGCCCATCGCGCTGCCGCTGCGGCTGGAGCAGCAGCACCTGGTGCCGGGCGCGGCGCCACCGTCGCTGGTGGGCACCTGGGACGTCTGGCCGCTGCTGACGAGCGCCACGGCGGGCTACGCGGTGCGGGAGGACCGGCTGGTGGTGGACTCCCGCTTCCCGCTGCGCACGCTGCTGGAGACGCCGGGCCTGAAGCACGGAGAGGCACAGGTCCTCACCCCGGAAGAGCGCGACGACCTGCTCGCCTACCTGCTCACGCTGTGA
- a CDS encoding HTTM domain-containing protein, whose amino-acid sequence MSTPHLQRPVSRRRLATFFGAPSSAGPLGIMRIGVALMLLAQAFSISDSLPVLLDDRGLVPWSISEPLASPVVPRLGALVAALAPLGLSPEACVRGLVLLYSISLVGLLLGYRSRLSAVVAWISHTVILNSGPFFAYGVETFAHISLFYCAVMPVGEAFSWDVRVGRASGAPSSAATLALRVLQIHMCIIYFATGLEKVLGPLWREGTAIWKVLMQPQYGQFDFAWLATVPWAVKLASWATLIVEVGYVVFVWPQRTRGLWVMMTLGMHLGIAVMMGLWLFSGMMAVLTFSAFGWALIAEALYTRARAAAVLPFHSEPAR is encoded by the coding sequence ATGAGCACGCCCCACCTCCAGCGTCCCGTCTCGCGTCGGCGCCTGGCCACGTTCTTCGGGGCCCCTTCTTCCGCCGGCCCCCTGGGCATCATGCGCATTGGCGTCGCGCTGATGCTGCTCGCGCAGGCGTTCAGCATCTCGGACAGCCTCCCTGTCCTGTTGGATGACCGGGGGCTGGTCCCCTGGAGCATCTCCGAACCCCTGGCCTCCCCCGTGGTGCCCCGGCTCGGTGCACTGGTCGCCGCGCTGGCGCCGCTGGGGCTGTCACCCGAGGCCTGTGTCCGGGGCCTCGTGCTCCTCTACAGCATCTCGCTCGTCGGGCTGCTGCTGGGTTACCGCTCCCGGTTGTCCGCGGTGGTGGCGTGGATCTCTCACACGGTGATCCTGAACAGCGGCCCCTTCTTCGCCTACGGAGTGGAGACCTTCGCGCACATCAGCCTGTTCTATTGCGCGGTGATGCCGGTGGGCGAGGCCTTCTCCTGGGACGTGCGCGTGGGAAGGGCCTCCGGCGCCCCGTCCTCCGCGGCGACGCTCGCGCTGCGCGTGTTGCAGATCCACATGTGCATCATCTACTTCGCCACGGGGCTGGAGAAGGTGCTGGGCCCGCTCTGGCGGGAGGGCACGGCGATCTGGAAGGTGCTGATGCAGCCCCAGTATGGCCAGTTCGACTTCGCCTGGCTCGCGACGGTGCCGTGGGCGGTGAAGCTTGCCTCGTGGGCCACGCTGATCGTGGAAGTGGGCTACGTCGTCTTCGTCTGGCCCCAGCGCACCCGGGGTCTCTGGGTGATGATGACCCTGGGGATGCACCTGGGCATCGCGGTGATGATGGGGCTGTGGCTGTTCAGCGGAATGATGGCCGTGCTCACCTTCTCCGCGTTCGGGTGGGCCCTGATCGCCGAGGCGCTGTACACGCGGGCCCGGGCCGCGGCGGTGCTTCCGTTCCACTCCGAACCGGCGCGGTGA
- a CDS encoding vWA domain-containing protein, translated as MSRTGRLWALSLLGLAVVVACTDSYLYDPRRDTDVPADRAVALDGRFCTLGANEVLRPIKIIVAMDASQSMRVSDPDGSRATALVELIESLPQDDEVSIAVMLFAGSTTAFLTQNPGPPLEDGFVQLSLLDATAKAKLTEQLLTFRNTDTSPNRDSTDFVKPLSDIYSLINTDIARARLQPDGNEALAQARYSVIFLSDGKPTNNQDDELIRGDAVVRIRQLRDLVEDVRFNTVHVFNPTQPVPSVCDLVAEDGGFGDGGCPLLIINQNADRLEKMAGLGGGNFRDFRNNEPINFLNFQFGQVRRAFILKELVASNFSAPAGSPLDEADTDGDGLTDAREAQLGTNPNLRDTDGDGFSDGVEVYFRDRGVQFDPNQEVQPDGGGLDKGCPPALRGTDTDCDGLLDCDEQFIGTNATLQDSDSDGVPDGMEWRGGTQGASNDLDEDPDTDGLTNRNEVRMHMRPLQVDTANLASDAYRYSMEADGPVDADGRQCYRFRVDNVLLAPTLALIADGGVDGGVDAGTVQRGAGYNDIYLSVSMLPADDPTARTLVRTFRVDSVRYPVGGIKSPPDGIIRVNPEDFVEGCPGVLPTLAPIP; from the coding sequence GTGAGCCGCACCGGACGTCTGTGGGCGCTGAGCCTGCTGGGGCTGGCCGTGGTGGTGGCCTGCACCGATTCCTACCTCTACGACCCGCGCCGGGACACCGACGTGCCGGCGGACCGCGCGGTGGCGCTGGACGGGCGCTTCTGCACGCTGGGCGCCAATGAGGTGCTCCGGCCCATCAAGATCATCGTCGCCATGGACGCCAGCCAGTCCATGCGCGTGAGCGACCCGGATGGCAGCCGCGCCACCGCGCTGGTGGAGCTGATTGAGAGCCTCCCGCAGGACGACGAGGTGTCCATCGCGGTGATGCTGTTCGCCGGCAGCACCACGGCGTTCCTCACGCAGAACCCGGGCCCCCCGCTGGAGGACGGCTTCGTGCAGCTGTCGCTCTTGGACGCGACGGCGAAGGCGAAGCTCACCGAACAGCTGCTCACCTTCCGCAACACCGACACCTCTCCGAACCGGGACTCGACGGACTTCGTCAAGCCGCTGTCGGACATCTACTCGCTCATCAACACGGACATCGCGCGGGCGCGGTTGCAGCCCGACGGCAACGAGGCGCTGGCGCAGGCGCGCTACTCCGTCATCTTCCTGTCGGACGGCAAGCCCACGAACAACCAGGACGACGAGCTCATCCGCGGTGACGCGGTGGTGCGCATCCGGCAGCTGCGGGACCTGGTGGAGGACGTGCGCTTCAACACCGTGCACGTCTTCAACCCCACGCAGCCGGTGCCGTCGGTGTGCGACCTGGTGGCGGAGGACGGCGGCTTCGGGGACGGCGGCTGCCCGCTGCTCATCATCAACCAGAACGCGGACCGGCTGGAGAAGATGGCGGGCCTGGGCGGCGGCAACTTCCGCGACTTCCGCAACAACGAGCCCATCAACTTCCTCAACTTCCAGTTCGGCCAGGTGCGCCGCGCCTTCATCCTGAAGGAGCTGGTCGCCTCCAACTTCTCCGCCCCCGCCGGCAGCCCGCTGGACGAGGCGGATACGGACGGCGACGGCCTCACCGACGCGCGCGAGGCCCAGCTGGGCACCAACCCCAACCTGCGCGACACGGACGGCGACGGCTTCAGCGACGGCGTGGAGGTCTACTTCCGCGACCGGGGCGTGCAGTTCGACCCGAACCAGGAAGTGCAGCCGGACGGCGGCGGCCTGGACAAGGGCTGTCCCCCCGCGCTGCGCGGCACGGACACGGACTGTGACGGCCTGCTGGACTGCGACGAGCAGTTCATCGGCACCAACGCCACGCTGCAGGACAGCGACAGCGACGGCGTGCCGGACGGCATGGAGTGGCGGGGCGGCACCCAGGGCGCGAGCAACGACCTGGACGAGGACCCCGACACCGACGGGCTGACCAACCGCAACGAGGTGCGCATGCACATGCGGCCGCTCCAGGTGGACACGGCGAACCTGGCGTCGGATGCGTACCGCTACAGCATGGAGGCGGACGGCCCCGTGGATGCGGACGGCCGCCAGTGCTACCGCTTCCGCGTGGACAACGTGCTGCTCGCGCCCACGCTGGCCCTCATCGCGGACGGCGGCGTGGACGGTGGCGTGGACGCCGGCACGGTGCAGCGCGGCGCGGGCTACAACGACATCTACCTCTCCGTGTCCATGCTGCCCGCGGATGACCCGACCGCGCGCACGCTGGTGCGCACCTTCCGCGTGGACTCCGTGCGCTACCCGGTGGGCGGCATCAAGTCGCCCCCGGACGGCATCATCCGCGTGAACCCCGAGGACTTCGTGGAGGGCTGCCCCGGCGTCCTCCCTACCCTCGCGCCCATCCCCTGA
- the mtsC gene encoding cell-cell cohesion MYXO-CTERM protein MtsC: MTIPRFAPLLALGAFLVLSPSTVQAQDQNPDNPECLGDECGRPKEVGGGCGCGCGCSVWVAYTDDGKTLSYTDDADGDGKADDKDNCPFSSNRDQTDGDGDLAGDSCDNCAAVSNTTQLDTDGDGIGDACDPDDDNDGKLDGEDNCPSVPNATQADNDGDGLGDVCDDDDDNDGHKDGADNCPLVENRIQTEMPADVSLCRVDADGDNVSDNLDNCPGLSNPDQKDSDADGIGDGCDADIDNDSVLNAQDNCPAFANRDQADDDGDGIGDACDTRYCVVLNKDRPNDCLDPKAPFSVGTGGVLSVEKTGLAVRPPLFANRNGAAIEYTWTVVKRPSGSTAVVENPKGAVTYSRHWEYQYVDGSVPNFQPDKEGEYELQVSTRLAFADRVFPDQRASVSSLFLKVGQDESGSGCTSLPAGGSVAALGAGVLGLLLRRRRKA; the protein is encoded by the coding sequence ATGACTATCCCTCGCTTTGCCCCGCTGCTGGCGCTCGGCGCCTTCCTGGTGCTGTCCCCCAGCACCGTGCAGGCCCAGGATCAAAACCCGGACAACCCGGAGTGCCTCGGAGATGAGTGCGGTCGCCCGAAGGAGGTGGGTGGCGGCTGTGGCTGTGGCTGTGGGTGTTCCGTCTGGGTCGCGTACACGGACGACGGCAAGACGCTGTCGTACACGGACGACGCGGACGGCGACGGCAAGGCGGACGACAAGGACAACTGCCCGTTCTCGTCCAACCGCGACCAGACGGACGGCGACGGCGACCTGGCCGGTGACTCCTGCGACAACTGCGCGGCGGTCTCCAACACCACGCAGCTGGACACGGACGGCGACGGCATCGGCGATGCGTGCGACCCGGACGACGACAACGACGGCAAGCTGGACGGCGAGGACAACTGCCCCTCCGTGCCCAACGCCACCCAGGCGGACAACGACGGCGACGGCCTTGGCGACGTCTGCGACGACGACGACGACAACGACGGGCACAAGGACGGCGCGGACAACTGCCCGCTCGTTGAAAACCGGATCCAGACGGAGATGCCCGCGGACGTGAGCCTGTGCCGCGTGGACGCGGACGGCGACAACGTCTCCGACAACCTGGACAACTGCCCCGGCCTGTCCAACCCGGACCAGAAGGACTCGGACGCGGACGGCATCGGTGATGGCTGCGACGCGGACATCGACAACGACTCGGTGCTGAACGCGCAGGACAACTGCCCCGCGTTCGCCAACCGCGACCAGGCGGACGACGACGGCGACGGCATCGGTGACGCGTGCGACACGCGCTACTGCGTGGTGCTCAACAAGGACCGCCCCAACGACTGCCTGGATCCGAAGGCGCCCTTCAGCGTGGGCACCGGCGGCGTGCTGAGCGTGGAGAAGACGGGCCTGGCCGTGCGGCCTCCGCTGTTCGCCAACCGCAACGGCGCGGCCATCGAGTACACCTGGACGGTGGTGAAGCGTCCCTCCGGCTCCACCGCGGTGGTGGAGAACCCCAAGGGCGCCGTCACCTACAGCCGCCACTGGGAGTACCAGTACGTGGACGGCAGCGTGCCCAACTTCCAGCCGGACAAGGAAGGTGAGTACGAGCTGCAGGTGTCCACGCGCCTGGCCTTCGCGGACCGCGTGTTCCCCGACCAGCGCGCCTCCGTGTCCAGCCTGTTCCTGAAGGTGGGCCAGGACGAGTCCGGCAGCGGCTGCACGTCGCTCCCCGCGGGAGGCAGTGTCGCCGCCCTGGGTGCGGGCGTGCTCGGCCTGCTGCTGCGCCGCCGTCGGAAGGCGTAA